One Verrucomicrobiia bacterium DNA window includes the following coding sequences:
- a CDS encoding tetratricopeptide repeat protein, protein MKNVVQFSRFGALGIALLLLVANRGHAEPQTTNDVPAAAKADDLLQAELLKSYVHLQEQLHAAQLAIEQNRQEYQESARAQVTAMTDKLNAIQTALDLERQRQQEEMQRSNRTLLGVASAFGGLGLLAMLFTAVFQWRTMSRLADMTTTHTQLVARLPQGLLAVEADGQAASAVEVSNQRLMSVIDRLERRVYELEHTAAKPLPAGEPGGVETETPAEDEPADGVAGRIAALLNRGQTLLNADQVEEALAAYEEALKLDENHPETLVKKGAALERLKQDDEALRCYDRAIAANGKLTIAYLYKGGIYNRLERYNEALECYEQALKVQGSAA, encoded by the coding sequence ATGAAAAACGTCGTCCAGTTCTCCCGCTTTGGCGCCCTCGGAATCGCGCTGCTCCTGCTCGTTGCCAATCGTGGTCACGCGGAACCGCAAACCACCAACGACGTGCCCGCGGCGGCGAAGGCTGACGATCTCCTCCAAGCCGAGCTCTTGAAGTCCTACGTGCATTTGCAGGAGCAGTTGCACGCCGCCCAGCTCGCCATCGAACAGAACCGGCAGGAATATCAGGAATCCGCCCGCGCGCAGGTGACCGCCATGACCGACAAGTTGAACGCCATCCAGACCGCGCTTGATCTGGAACGGCAGCGCCAGCAGGAGGAAATGCAGCGCTCGAACCGCACCTTGCTGGGAGTGGCCTCCGCATTCGGCGGCCTTGGGCTCTTGGCCATGCTGTTCACGGCCGTCTTTCAGTGGCGCACCATGAGCCGACTGGCCGACATGACCACCACGCACACGCAACTGGTGGCGCGACTGCCCCAGGGACTGCTGGCGGTCGAAGCGGACGGGCAGGCCGCCTCCGCCGTTGAAGTGTCCAATCAACGCCTGATGTCCGTAATCGATCGTCTCGAGCGCCGGGTTTACGAACTCGAACATACCGCCGCGAAGCCGCTTCCCGCAGGTGAGCCCGGCGGGGTGGAGACGGAAACGCCGGCGGAGGATGAACCGGCAGACGGCGTGGCCGGGCGCATTGCCGCCTTGCTCAACCGGGGGCAGACGCTTCTCAACGCGGACCAGGTGGAAGAGGCGCTGGCCGCCTACGAAGAGGCCTTGAAGCTCGACGAAAATCATCCGGAAACCCTGGTGAAAAAAGGGGCGGCTTTGGAACGGCTCAAACAGGATGATGAGGCGCTGCGGTGTTACGACCGCGCGATTGCCGCGAACGGCAAGCTGACCATCGCCTACCTCTACAAGGGCGGCATCTACAACCGGCTCGAACGCTACAACGAAGCGCTGGAATGCTACGAGCAGGCCTTGAAGGTCCAGGGCAGCGCGGCTTGA
- a CDS encoding immunoglobulin domain-containing protein yields MRIPTIDWRHAAPLALTLLAAGAVRADYKPVPLTPGSFTADAVVEKTAPPPLQNFVTATVDGGTNINSVTYFEQGYVTNKPGIGLPVHGTTFAALDEPNHQFQMPADYTTNDAVLVYTGIPTGTVTLTTPTAYSALSFLMTSAGGATTINYTVHHSGGADETGTLGVPDWFDNTTGPRAWNINGRVNVDNGGLDNVSNNVPNLCYKDIFLTDTVNPVTSITFTSSSGNRVSIFGTSASVDGSTFSPIAMSGFNRDVIIEANNGAPTSGFTFSETTVTMDGGSPNNTANTFYEVGFNRDAPTTGVPAAGSTWTFGNHTYTMAPSYKSNDVMYVAGFGTYTAGTLTLSSPAAYTGLSFLASAGNGPVGINVTVHHADSSTEGFTINVLDWFSGSTAAWVANGRVQPENLALNNVNGGGCKLFANDIVLASSSPVTSIDFAYSSGGRAGIFSVSGQSTGGGNYSPVAVTGYNADLIMEANPPWGPKGLTTATTVSMDRGTNNFEATWYEQGYSKNYPSSGLPPAGSTITSLAQGDHNYQMPSTYAGNNVIFVDSFYTNANLTLATPSAYTGLSFLSATANGNVTNQCIMQFQDGTQETNTFVSRDWFNNAPYAFTSRGRVNLTRRTLDAVLNSSNPRLYEAEFSLNNFSSPLTNIVLKFLGAASANGRMVVLAVSGTTNNVKPLIVVQPAGFKMWDGSNAVVSVGIGGGTPPITYQWQFGTNGVFNDLANGGVYSGVTTTNLALTGASFPNAGDYRVIATSPGGSVTSLVATVTVLTTLPDVTKPSDVITIYQGTPSGGEPPANALDNTTTKYLNFGLSNGTPYTGPVGFIVTPAIGRTTLSAIRFYTANDSENRDPADYLIEGSNDGGTTYAMVSSNSLALPSTRNAGGQALNPINQAIQEVRFANAQGYSTYRITFANVKNNASANSMQIGEVELLGVQTPTPPIIVDQPPVNNKVFVGASPVLHVRAIGYPTNFTYQWYLNGATQIPNATNADYQLTNVQLADSGKTFMCTVVNSSGSTNSITSTLTVIAAPTENYPLTILADQPVGFWRLDEADDGVGNNGAIANDYWGGHGGVYSNTTLAQAGYSLNDPNTAAAFGLVSPSNSYAGSINGVGFSTPSNNNAAFSVEAWVKGNAFDQTTDAGLVTKGPGGGGEQFCLDTGSTGAGTHGIRFYVRDAAGAVHSANTGTNQLDGLWHHVVGVCDQAHSNVVLYVDGRRSSTATITPLTGLLNSTEPVSIGSRRSSSGSPTYNNQFYGSIDEVAIYGYALSSNQVLNHYYAAGIGPSFVQDITNLVTVPEGSTVAFQPVVMGTPNLSYQWYLSTDSGGSFNPLPGETNASLVIPNVPATYTGYIYQLNVSNDYGTAQSTMAQLSVIAGPPTLLTDIPYETYVFAGNTVRLSASFGGSPPISYQWYKDNNPLSDGGRIAGAHSNVLTIANAQVGDAGGYQLFASNNQGGPVPSSLGTLIVGAIPTFNTNGLGWSLNGNVSAPVFDYTGVLTLTDGTGGEARSSFFPYPVYIGAFDASFRYQDTTVGGGGADGVAFIVQNSPDGPAALGGAGGALGYEGITPSAAVMFNIYSGAPGGVGVALGTNGTRLSNYINTTPVGISSGGPIDVHLRYTPGVLHLDLTDVTYAVSFSTNLNVDLPASVGSDSAYVGFSGATGGITSSQTVSNFVYTPFTVLGAAHTGPNSTVIYWPSTVGGYVLQSRPDLTTGTWQDVTAPITQVGDQNQLIVSPTGRQFYRLVLPLP; encoded by the coding sequence ATGCGCATACCCACAATCGACTGGCGTCATGCAGCTCCACTGGCCCTTACGCTCCTCGCGGCCGGTGCAGTTCGCGCCGACTACAAACCCGTTCCCCTGACCCCGGGCAGTTTTACCGCCGATGCGGTCGTCGAAAAAACGGCGCCGCCGCCGTTGCAGAACTTTGTGACCGCCACGGTTGATGGCGGCACCAACATCAACTCGGTGACCTACTTTGAGCAGGGTTACGTCACCAACAAGCCGGGGATCGGCCTGCCCGTCCACGGCACCACCTTCGCGGCGTTGGATGAACCCAACCATCAGTTCCAGATGCCCGCCGACTATACGACGAATGATGCGGTCCTCGTTTACACGGGCATCCCGACCGGCACGGTCACGCTGACCACGCCGACGGCTTACAGTGCACTTTCGTTCCTGATGACCAGTGCGGGCGGCGCGACCACCATCAACTACACCGTGCATCACTCGGGCGGCGCCGATGAAACCGGGACACTCGGTGTGCCTGACTGGTTCGACAACACGACCGGACCGCGGGCCTGGAACATCAACGGCCGCGTGAACGTGGACAATGGCGGTTTGGACAACGTGAGCAACAACGTGCCCAATCTTTGCTACAAGGACATTTTCCTGACCGACACGGTGAATCCCGTCACGAGCATCACCTTTACGTCGAGCAGCGGCAATCGCGTGTCGATTTTCGGGACGAGCGCCTCGGTCGATGGCAGCACGTTTTCGCCCATCGCAATGAGCGGGTTCAATCGGGACGTGATCATTGAGGCGAACAACGGTGCGCCCACGTCCGGTTTTACCTTCTCTGAAACAACCGTCACCATGGACGGTGGTTCGCCCAACAACACGGCCAACACCTTTTACGAGGTCGGCTTCAACCGCGATGCGCCGACGACGGGCGTTCCGGCCGCGGGCTCCACGTGGACGTTTGGCAATCACACCTACACGATGGCGCCCAGCTACAAGTCGAACGACGTGATGTATGTGGCCGGCTTCGGCACTTACACGGCCGGCACGCTGACCTTGAGTTCGCCGGCGGCTTACACCGGGCTCTCTTTCCTTGCCAGTGCGGGCAACGGGCCGGTGGGTATCAACGTGACCGTCCACCACGCTGATTCGTCCACTGAAGGTTTTACCATCAATGTGCTGGACTGGTTCAGCGGTTCCACAGCGGCTTGGGTGGCCAACGGGCGGGTGCAGCCGGAAAACCTGGCCCTCAACAACGTCAACGGCGGTGGCTGCAAACTGTTCGCGAATGATATCGTCCTGGCCAGTTCCAGTCCCGTTACAAGCATCGATTTTGCATACTCCAGCGGCGGTCGCGCGGGAATCTTTTCCGTGAGCGGCCAATCAACGGGCGGCGGCAACTATAGTCCGGTGGCGGTCACTGGCTACAACGCCGATCTGATCATGGAAGCCAATCCGCCGTGGGGCCCCAAAGGCCTGACCACCGCCACCACGGTTTCCATGGATCGTGGCACGAACAATTTTGAGGCCACGTGGTATGAGCAGGGGTATTCCAAGAACTATCCCTCCAGTGGTCTGCCGCCGGCGGGTTCCACCATCACGAGCCTGGCCCAGGGCGATCACAATTATCAGATGCCTTCGACCTACGCGGGCAACAACGTGATTTTCGTGGATTCGTTCTACACCAACGCCAACCTGACGCTGGCCACGCCTTCCGCTTACACCGGCCTGTCCTTCTTGAGCGCCACCGCCAACGGGAATGTGACCAACCAGTGCATCATGCAGTTCCAGGACGGCACGCAAGAAACGAACACATTCGTCTCGCGCGACTGGTTCAACAACGCTCCTTATGCCTTCACTTCGCGCGGCCGCGTGAACCTGACCCGGCGGACGCTGGATGCGGTGTTGAATTCATCCAATCCGCGCTTGTATGAAGCCGAGTTTTCTCTCAACAACTTCAGCAGCCCACTGACCAACATCGTTTTGAAGTTCCTCGGCGCGGCGAGCGCCAACGGACGCATGGTCGTGCTGGCCGTCAGCGGCACCACCAACAACGTCAAGCCGTTGATCGTAGTGCAACCCGCCGGCTTCAAGATGTGGGATGGTTCCAACGCGGTGGTTTCCGTCGGCATCGGTGGCGGCACCCCGCCGATTACCTACCAATGGCAGTTCGGCACCAATGGGGTTTTCAACGATCTCGCCAACGGCGGCGTGTATTCTGGCGTCACGACCACGAATCTCGCGCTGACCGGGGCCAGTTTCCCGAATGCGGGTGATTATCGGGTCATTGCCACCAGCCCAGGCGGTTCGGTAACCAGCCTGGTGGCGACGGTGACCGTGCTCACCACCTTGCCCGATGTGACGAAGCCAAGCGATGTCATCACCATTTATCAGGGCACGCCCTCGGGCGGGGAGCCGCCCGCCAACGCGCTGGACAATACCACCACGAAGTATCTCAACTTCGGGCTCAGCAACGGCACGCCTTACACGGGACCGGTTGGCTTCATTGTCACGCCGGCCATCGGGCGGACCACGTTGTCCGCGATCCGGTTCTACACCGCGAATGATTCCGAAAATCGTGATCCCGCCGATTATCTGATCGAAGGCTCCAATGATGGCGGCACGACCTACGCCATGGTTTCGTCCAACTCCCTGGCGCTGCCTTCGACCCGCAACGCCGGCGGCCAGGCGTTGAATCCCATCAATCAGGCAATTCAGGAGGTTCGCTTTGCGAACGCCCAAGGTTACAGCACCTACCGCATCACCTTCGCGAACGTGAAGAACAATGCAAGCGCGAACAGCATGCAGATCGGCGAAGTCGAACTGCTCGGCGTGCAAACGCCGACGCCACCTATCATCGTCGATCAGCCGCCGGTGAACAACAAGGTGTTCGTGGGAGCATCGCCCGTGCTCCATGTGCGGGCCATCGGTTATCCCACGAACTTCACCTACCAGTGGTATCTGAACGGCGCAACGCAGATTCCAAATGCCACGAATGCCGATTACCAGCTTACCAACGTGCAACTGGCGGATTCGGGCAAAACGTTCATGTGCACCGTGGTCAACAGCAGCGGGTCCACCAACAGCATCACCTCGACCCTCACAGTCATTGCCGCTCCAACAGAGAACTATCCGCTCACCATTCTGGCGGATCAGCCGGTCGGCTTCTGGCGTCTGGATGAGGCGGACGACGGCGTGGGCAACAACGGGGCCATCGCCAACGACTACTGGGGCGGCCACGGCGGTGTTTACAGCAACACGACCCTGGCGCAGGCCGGTTACAGCTTGAACGATCCCAACACGGCCGCCGCGTTTGGTCTGGTGTCACCGAGCAACAGCTACGCCGGCTCAATCAATGGCGTGGGTTTCTCCACCCCCAGCAACAACAACGCGGCCTTCTCCGTGGAAGCCTGGGTCAAGGGCAACGCCTTTGACCAGACCACGGACGCGGGGCTGGTCACGAAGGGCCCTGGCGGTGGTGGCGAGCAATTCTGCCTCGACACGGGCTCAACGGGTGCTGGCACGCACGGCATCCGCTTCTACGTCCGCGACGCCGCGGGCGCGGTGCACAGTGCCAACACCGGCACCAACCAGTTGGACGGCCTCTGGCATCATGTGGTGGGCGTCTGCGACCAGGCTCACAGCAACGTGGTGCTTTATGTGGACGGCCGGCGGAGTTCGACGGCGACCATCACGCCGTTGACCGGGCTGCTCAATTCGACTGAACCGGTCAGCATCGGGTCGCGCCGCAGCAGCAGCGGCAGCCCGACCTACAACAACCAGTTCTATGGGAGCATTGATGAGGTGGCCATCTACGGTTACGCGCTCAGTTCGAACCAGGTGTTGAACCACTACTATGCGGCGGGCATCGGACCGTCCTTCGTTCAGGACATCACCAACTTGGTGACCGTGCCGGAAGGCTCCACCGTGGCGTTCCAGCCGGTTGTCATGGGCACGCCGAACCTGTCGTATCAGTGGTATCTCTCCACCGACAGCGGCGGTTCTTTCAATCCGCTGCCGGGCGAAACCAACGCCAGCCTCGTGATTCCCAATGTGCCGGCGACTTACACCGGCTACATCTATCAGTTGAACGTGAGCAATGATTACGGCACCGCCCAGAGCACGATGGCACAGCTCTCCGTGATTGCGGGGCCGCCCACGTTGCTGACGGACATTCCCTACGAAACCTATGTGTTCGCGGGCAACACGGTCCGCCTGTCGGCCTCCTTTGGCGGCAGTCCGCCGATCTCGTATCAGTGGTATAAGGACAACAACCCGTTGTCCGACGGCGGCCGCATCGCGGGCGCGCACAGCAACGTGCTGACCATTGCCAACGCGCAGGTCGGTGACGCGGGCGGCTACCAGTTGTTCGCCAGCAACAACCAGGGCGGTCCGGTGCCCAGCAGCCTGGGCACGCTGATTGTCGGGGCCATTCCCACCTTCAACACGAACGGTCTGGGATGGAGCCTCAACGGCAACGTTTCAGCGCCTGTCTTTGACTACACGGGCGTGCTGACGCTGACGGACGGAACCGGCGGCGAAGCCCGCAGCAGCTTCTTCCCGTATCCGGTCTATATCGGCGCGTTCGATGCCAGCTTCCGCTATCAGGACACGACGGTGGGCGGCGGTGGCGCGGACGGTGTCGCGTTCATCGTCCAGAACTCGCCGGACGGTCCGGCCGCGCTGGGCGGCGCGGGCGGCGCCCTCGGTTACGAGGGGATCACTCCCAGTGCCGCGGTGATGTTCAACATTTACAGCGGCGCCCCCGGCGGTGTCGGGGTGGCCCTGGGCACCAATGGAACGCGGTTGAGCAATTACATCAACACCACGCCGGTCGGCATCTCCAGCGGCGGGCCGATCGATGTTCACCTGCGCTACACGCCGGGGGTGTTGCACCTGGACCTCACCGACGTGACCTATGCGGTGTCGTTCTCCACGAACCTCAATGTGGACCTGCCGGCGTCCGTCGGCAGCGACTCCGCCTACGTCGGCTTCAGCGGAGCCACGGGCGGCATCACCTCCAGCCAGACCGTGAGCAACTTCGTTTACACGCCGTTCACAGTGCTGGGCGCAGCGCACACCGGTCCCAACTCGACGGTCATTTACTGGCCGTCCACGGTCGGCGGCTACGTCCTGCAATCCCGCCCGGATCTGACGACGGGCACCTGGCAGGACGTGACGGCGCCGATCACGCAGGTCGGGGATCAGAATCAGTTGATCGTATCGCCAACCGGCCGGCAATTCTACCGGCTGGTGCTGCCGCTGCCGTAA
- a CDS encoding glutathione peroxidase yields MLFLAVLFALQTVTFAADSLYDIKLKDIDGKDTTLNAYKGKVLLIVNVASHCGFTKQYAALEATYEKYKDQGLVVLGFPCNQFGGQEPGSNAEIKQFCTSKFNVSFPMFDKLDVNGPQRHPLYVALAGKDSPFPGNITWNFNKFLIGRDGKILHRWESKVTPDSTEITRAVESALAAK; encoded by the coding sequence ATGTTGTTCCTCGCCGTTTTGTTCGCCCTGCAAACCGTGACCTTCGCCGCGGATTCGCTTTACGACATCAAACTGAAGGATATTGACGGGAAGGACACCACCTTGAACGCCTACAAGGGCAAGGTGCTCCTGATTGTGAACGTCGCCTCGCATTGCGGCTTCACCAAGCAATACGCCGCACTGGAGGCGACCTACGAGAAATACAAGGACCAGGGCTTGGTGGTGCTGGGTTTCCCCTGCAACCAGTTCGGCGGACAGGAGCCGGGCTCCAACGCGGAGATCAAACAATTCTGCACGAGCAAATTCAACGTCTCTTTTCCGATGTTCGACAAGCTTGACGTGAACGGTCCGCAACGGCATCCGCTTTACGTCGCGCTGGCCGGCAAGGATTCGCCGTTCCCCGGAAACATCACCTGGAACTTCAACAAATTCCTCATCGGCCGGGACGGCAAAATCCTGCACCGGTGGGAATCCAAGGTGACGCCGGATTCCACCGAAATCACCCGGGCCGTTGAATCCGCACTGGCCGCGAAGTGA
- a CDS encoding YqgE/AlgH family protein, whose amino-acid sequence MSETSKYLQGQLLLDAGSLGGSFFARTVVLICQHDAEGAFGLVLNRTAEKKFGEVVSTELPESLKDQPLFVGGPVQPTAMSYLHSDAFLPDANVMAGLSLGHSLDELMEISNGYSPSRRLKTFAGYAGWAPGQLENEMKRKAWLTHPATLDLVFDPAPEGLWKTIMRSKGWKCRLLAEMPEDPSVN is encoded by the coding sequence ATGAGCGAGACGTCCAAATACCTTCAGGGACAGCTGCTGCTGGATGCCGGCAGCTTGGGCGGTTCCTTCTTTGCCCGCACGGTGGTGTTGATCTGTCAGCACGACGCGGAGGGCGCGTTCGGCCTCGTGCTCAACCGCACCGCGGAAAAAAAGTTCGGCGAAGTCGTCTCAACCGAGCTCCCCGAATCCCTGAAGGACCAGCCGCTGTTCGTCGGCGGACCGGTGCAGCCCACGGCCATGAGCTATCTCCACTCCGATGCTTTTCTCCCGGACGCCAATGTCATGGCCGGACTCAGCCTCGGGCATTCGCTGGATGAGCTCATGGAAATCAGCAACGGTTACTCCCCCAGCCGCCGGCTGAAAACATTTGCAGGCTACGCCGGCTGGGCGCCGGGTCAGTTGGAAAACGAGATGAAACGCAAGGCCTGGCTGACGCATCCGGCAACCCTGGATCTGGTTTTCGATCCGGCGCCGGAGGGTTTATGGAAAACGATCATGCGCTCCAAAGGCTGGAAATGCCGCCTCCTCGCGGAAATGCCCGAAGACCCGTCGGTGAATTGA
- a CDS encoding rhomboid family intramembrane serine protease: MRSIGNLPAEAQARTFGDYLLTRGIRNQVEHDAGGVWEIWVLEDEQVDVGRALLERFRQQPDAAEFNGRAADAGRLRAAEEKAEADWRKRVHNRRRVFPGSVRHGAGPFTYALIVACVVVAVFSRLGTDEAVVKRLLISLYVGHSAGFLPEVMHGEVWRLFTPILLHFSIGHILFNMMWLFSLGSMVESAQGSGRFALLIAFFALGSNLAEYTFSHPLFGGMSGVNYGLIGYVWIRGKFDPASGLHLDQQNVVLAIGWFFLCFTGWVGPVANYAHAAGLLLGMGWGWISAQGAQRKL, encoded by the coding sequence GTGCGTTCGATTGGAAATCTGCCTGCGGAAGCTCAGGCCCGGACCTTTGGCGACTATCTGCTCACGCGGGGCATCCGCAATCAGGTGGAGCATGACGCGGGAGGCGTTTGGGAGATTTGGGTGCTGGAGGATGAACAGGTGGACGTGGGCCGTGCCTTGCTGGAGCGGTTTCGCCAGCAGCCGGATGCTGCCGAGTTCAACGGACGGGCGGCGGATGCCGGGCGGTTGCGCGCCGCCGAGGAAAAGGCCGAAGCCGACTGGCGCAAGCGGGTGCACAACCGGCGCCGGGTGTTTCCCGGTTCCGTGCGCCACGGTGCCGGTCCGTTCACGTATGCCTTGATTGTTGCGTGTGTGGTGGTCGCGGTGTTCTCGCGGTTGGGGACGGATGAAGCGGTGGTGAAGCGGCTGTTGATCAGCCTTTACGTGGGACACAGTGCGGGCTTTCTGCCGGAAGTGATGCACGGTGAGGTGTGGCGGCTCTTCACGCCCATCCTGCTGCACTTTTCAATCGGCCACATTCTGTTCAACATGATGTGGCTTTTCAGCCTCGGCAGCATGGTGGAATCCGCCCAAGGCTCCGGCCGGTTTGCGCTGCTGATCGCATTTTTCGCGCTGGGTTCAAACCTGGCCGAATATACGTTTTCGCATCCGCTCTTTGGCGGCATGTCGGGCGTCAACTACGGGCTGATCGGCTACGTCTGGATTCGCGGCAAGTTCGATCCCGCCTCGGGCCTGCACCTTGACCAGCAAAACGTGGTGCTGGCCATCGGCTGGTTTTTCCTGTGCTTCACCGGCTGGGTGGGACCGGTGGCCAACTATGCGCACGCCGCCGGCTTGCTGCTGGGCATGGGGTGGGGCTGGATTTCGGCCCAGGGGGCACAGCGGAAGCTGTGA